The sequence below is a genomic window from Brevibacillus laterosporus.
TAGGTCTTGGTTGGGACACAAACAAATATGACGGAGGACAAGATTTTGATTTGGATGCATCTGTTTTTTTGTTAAATGGCCAAGGAAAAGTCCTGTCTGATACGGATTTTATTTTCTTTAATAACACAACGGGTGGAAATGGTTCTGTTGTGCACTCTGGAGACAATCGCACTGGTGTAGGCGATGGAGATGACGAGACAATCGATATTAACCTGCCAGCGATTCCAACTGATTACGAAAAAGTAGCGTTTACCATCACGATTCATGAGGCGACTGCTCGCAACCAAAATTTTGGTCAAGTTTCTAATGCATACGTGCGCATTCTAAACAAAGCAAACGGTGAAGAGCTGATTCGTTATGATCTTGGTGAAGATTACTCTGTTGAAACAGCTTTGGTAGTAGCTGAGTTATATCGCCATAACGGCGAGTGGAAATTTAATGCGATTGGAGCAGGCTATAAAGATGGTTTAGCTGGTCTGGCTCGTGATTATGGTGTAAACGTAGGGTAAGACACTCGTTTGAAACTCGTACTATCTATATCTAGAGAGGAAAGGTGATTGAAAATGATTAGTTTGCAAAAAGGACAAAAGATCGATTTAACAAAAGGAAATCCTAATTTAACGAAGGTTATTGTAGGGCTGGGTTGGGATACCAATAAATATTCTGGTGGACAAGCTTTCGATCTTGATGCATCTGCCTTTTTACTTCGCGCAGGAGATAAAGCAACTGGGGTTCAAGACTTTATTTTTTACAACAATTTAAAAGGCGGCAATGATTCTGTTATTCATACGGGAGATAACCTTACTGGTGAGGGCGATGGAGATGATGAGCAAATTAAGGTAGATTTTAGCCGTGTACCTGCTGACATTGAGAAAATTGCTATCACGGTTACCATTCATGATGCGGCTAGTCGCAGCCAAAACTTTGGACAAGTAAGTAATGCTTTTGTTCGAGTTGTTGACGAGATGACTGGACAAGAAGTCCTTCGTTACGACTTAGGAGAAGATTTCTCTGTAGAAACGGCTATCGTCGTTTGCGAGTTGTATCGTCACGGTGGGGAGTGGAAATTCGCAGCAATCGGTTCTGGTTTTTCTGGAGGGCTACAAGCTCTTTGCGCAAACTATGGATTGCAAGCAGGATAAAAGCCCGACAGAGATGCTAGTTTCTTTACTGCTAGCATCTCTCTTTTTACAATGCAAATGGGGGATGGTGTAACTTTAAATGGTAACTCTCATTAAAGGGCAAAAGACAGATGTAACAAAACCTTATCCTCATCTAACCAAAATCAGTGTGGGATTAGGGTGGGAGGAAGCACGGGGAGTCGAAATTGATGCATCCGCTTTTTTACTTGCCACCAATGGGTTAGTACATACAGAAGAAGATTTTATCTTCTATAGTAATCCTGTAAACCGAAATAACTCTTTTCAGATG
It includes:
- a CDS encoding TerD family protein produces the protein MISLQKGQKIDLTKGNPNLTKVIVGLGWDTNKYSGGQAFDLDASAFLLRAGDKATGVQDFIFYNNLKGGNDSVIHTGDNLTGEGDGDDEQIKVDFSRVPADIEKIAITVTIHDAASRSQNFGQVSNAFVRVVDEMTGQEVLRYDLGEDFSVETAIVVCELYRHGGEWKFAAIGSGFSGGLQALCANYGLQAG
- a CDS encoding TerD family protein, translating into MAVSLSKGQKVDLTKSNPGLTEIVVGLGWDTNKYDGGQDFDLDASVFLLNGQGKVLSDTDFIFFNNTTGGNGSVVHSGDNRTGVGDGDDETIDINLPAIPTDYEKVAFTITIHEATARNQNFGQVSNAYVRILNKANGEELIRYDLGEDYSVETALVVAELYRHNGEWKFNAIGAGYKDGLAGLARDYGVNVG